From a single Gavia stellata isolate bGavSte3 chromosome 15, bGavSte3.hap2, whole genome shotgun sequence genomic region:
- the UTP4 gene encoding U3 small nucleolar RNA-associated protein 4 homolog isoform X1: MGEFEVHRVRFFGLVPAGVRCLACQPRGGRLALARTDGAVEVYNFAANYFQEKVIPGHEARSVEALCWTAGDRLFGAGLGGDITEYDLARLCAAHSVDGGGGPIWSMAANGSGTLLAIGCEDGSVKLFQIVPGGIQFERNLDRRKGRILCLSWHPSGTHIAAGSIDVLRVFDVCSGQTVQRIMVNYTMQNAKRECIVWSIAFLSSGTVVTSDSFGRVQFWDWERGTLLESHTVSTSAVLSLAVSEKEDSIIVGTSTGATYQFQLLPVKMGSLEKRWVRTKPFQHHTHDVRAVAHSSTALISGGLDAQLVIRPLMEKMQKKGYDAVLRKFIFPHRRLVSCARKARLLLFQFSQHLELWRLGSTDGTGKDGEVLPLRRMPEHLVQLKSKGPEHIYCSCVSPCGSWLAYSTASRFHLYRVRYEGNSVSVKKVPKVPKLLLPAYQLQFSSDSGSLFVASARGSVHVLQLLEPGGCKHLHTFRPPSGSPEAVYLLAVSADGHWLAAVGGDWAIHIYNLKCFKHHCTVPTYSCAVTALAIHPVSNNLVIAYSDQQLFEFSIPEKQYTAWSRMVQNCGLHKVWLERDSPITHITFNPKNPSHILLHDVYMFCVLDKSLPLPDNSALLMNQSTLKQLPETARQRQLHAFKICKKFQPLLFADLLDENCLVMVERPIMDIKTQLPLPIQKKKFGT, encoded by the exons atGGGGGAGTTCGAGGTGCACCGGGTGCGGTTCTTCGGCCTGGTGCCGGCCGGCGTGCGCTGCCTGGCCTGccagccccgcggcggccgccTGGCCCTGGCCCGCACCGACGGCGCCGTCGAGGTCTACAACTTCGCCGCCAACTACTTCCAGGAGAAG GTGATCCCCGGGCACGAGGCCCGGTCGGTGGAGGCGCTGTGCTGGACGGCGGGAGACCGGCTCTTCGGGGCCGGCCTCGGCGGGGACATCACCGAGTACGACCTGGCCCGGCTGTGCGCGGCCCACTCCGTCGATGGCGGCGGGGGGCCCATCTGGAGCATGGCGGCCAACGGCAGCGGCACACTGCTGGCG ATCGGCTGTGAGGATGGCTCAGTTAAGCTCTTCCAAATCGTGCCCGGCGGGATCCAGTTCGAGCGGAACCTGGACAGGCGGAAAG GCCGCATCCTGTGCCTCTCCTGGCACCCGTCAGGCACTCACATAGCGGCTGGCTCCATCGATGTCCTCCGCGTGTTTGACGTCTGTTCAG GCCAAACCGTCCAGAGGATCATGGTGAACTATACCATGCAGAACGCGAAGCGCGAGTGCATCGTGTGGAGCATCGCCTTCCTCTCCAGCGGCACCGTCGTCACCTCGGACTCTTTCGGGAGGGTGCAGTTCTGGGACTGGGAGCGAGGCACGCTGCTGGAGTCGCACACTGTCAGCACCTCGGCTGTCCTCTCACTGGCCGTGTCAGAG AAAGAGGACAGCATCATCGTGGGCACCTCGACCGGGGCCACCTACCAGTTTCAGCTGCTGCCGGTGAAAATGGGCAGCCTGGAGAAGCGCTGGGTGCGGACAAAGCCCTTCCAGCATCACACGCATGACGTGCGAGCTGTGGCGCACAGCTCGACGGCTCTCATCTCCGGGG GTCTGGACGCCCAGTTGGTGATCCGCCCGCTGAtggagaagatgcagaagaagggCTACGATGCAGTACTCCGCAAATTCATCTTCCCCCAC CGACGCCTTGTCTCCTGTGCCAGGAAAGCCCGGTTGCTCCTCTTCCAGTTCTCCCAGCACCTGGAGCTCTGGAGACTTGGCTCCACTGACGGGACCG GAAAGGATGGCGAGGTCCTTCCCTTACGTCGCATGCCTGAGCACCTTGTGCAGCTCAAGAGCAAG GGTCCGGAGCACATCTACTGCAGCTGCGTCTCGCCCTGCGGCAGCTGGCTCGCCTACTCCACAGCCTCCCGCTTCCACCTCTACCGAGTGCGATACGAGGGCAACAGTGTCAGTGTCAAGAAG GTCCCCAAAGTGCCcaagctgctgctcccagcctaCCAGCTCCAGTTCTCCTCTGACTCCGGCAGCCTCTTCGTTGCCTCCGCTCGAGGCTCCGTCCAcgtcctccagctgctggagccagGGGGCTGCAAACACCTGCACACGTTTCGGCCGCCCTCAG GGTCCCCCGAGGCCGTTTACCTGCTGGCAGTGAGCGCAGATGGGCACTGGCTGGCTGCAGTTGGCGGGGACTGGGCAATCCACATCTACAACCTGAAATGCTTCAAG CATCACTGCACAGTGCCCACATACAGCTGTGCGGTGACGGCTCTCGCCATCCACCCCGTCTCCAACAACCTGGTTATCGCCTACTCGGACCAGCAG CTGTTCGAGTTCAGCATTCCCGAGAAGCAGTACACGGCCTGGAGCCGCATGGTGCAGAACTGCGGGCTGCACAAGGTCTGGCTGGAGAGGGACTCGCCCATCACCCACATCACCTTCAACCCCAAGAACCCCTCGCACATCCTGCTCCACGACGTCTACATGTTCTGCGTCCTCGACAAGTCCCTG CCCTTGCCGGACAACAGTGCCCTCCTGATGAATCAGAGCACCCTGAAGCAGCTCCCGGAAACGGCCAGGCAGCGGCAGCTCCACGCCTTCAAGATCTGCAAGAAATTCCAG CCTCTGCTCTTCGCGGATCTGCTGGACGAGAACTGCCTCGTGATGGTGGAGCGGCCCATCATGGACATCAAGACCCAGCTGCCCCTGCCCatccaaaagaagaaatttggcACCTGA
- the UTP4 gene encoding U3 small nucleolar RNA-associated protein 4 homolog isoform X2 translates to MGEFEVHRVRFFGLVPAGVRCLACQPRGGRLALARTDGAVEVYNFAANYFQEKVIPGHEARSVEALCWTAGDRLFGAGLGGDITEYDLARLCAAHSVDGGGGPIWSMAANGSGTLLAIGCEDGSVKLFQIVPGGIQFERNLDRRKGRILCLSWHPSGTHIAAGSIDVLRVFDVCSGQTVQRIMVNYTMQNAKRECIVWSIAFLSSGTVVTSDSFGRVQFWDWERGTLLESHTVSTSAVLSLAVSEKEDSIIVGTSTGATYQFQLLPVKMGSLEKRWVRTKPFQHHTHDVRAVAHSSTALISGGLDAQLVIRPLMEKMQKKGYDAVLRKFIFPHRRLVSCARKARLLLFQFSQHLELWRLGSTDGTGKDGEVLPLRRMPEHLVQLKSKGPEHIYCSCVSPCGSWLAYSTASRFHLYRVRYEGNSVSVKKVPKVPKLLLPAYQLQFSSDSGSLFVASARGSVHVLQLLEPGGCKHLHTFRPPSGSPEAVYLLAVSADGHWLAAVGGDWAIHIYNLKCFKHHCTVPTYSCAVTALAIHPVSNNLVIAYSDQQLFEFSIPEKQYTAWSRMVQNCGLHKVWLERDSPITHITFNPKNPSHILLHDVYMFCVLDKSLVSPRPLPDNSALLMNQSTLKQLPETARQRQLHAFKICKKFQPLLFADLLDENCLVMVERPIMDIKTQLPLPIQKKKFGT, encoded by the exons atGGGGGAGTTCGAGGTGCACCGGGTGCGGTTCTTCGGCCTGGTGCCGGCCGGCGTGCGCTGCCTGGCCTGccagccccgcggcggccgccTGGCCCTGGCCCGCACCGACGGCGCCGTCGAGGTCTACAACTTCGCCGCCAACTACTTCCAGGAGAAG GTGATCCCCGGGCACGAGGCCCGGTCGGTGGAGGCGCTGTGCTGGACGGCGGGAGACCGGCTCTTCGGGGCCGGCCTCGGCGGGGACATCACCGAGTACGACCTGGCCCGGCTGTGCGCGGCCCACTCCGTCGATGGCGGCGGGGGGCCCATCTGGAGCATGGCGGCCAACGGCAGCGGCACACTGCTGGCG ATCGGCTGTGAGGATGGCTCAGTTAAGCTCTTCCAAATCGTGCCCGGCGGGATCCAGTTCGAGCGGAACCTGGACAGGCGGAAAG GCCGCATCCTGTGCCTCTCCTGGCACCCGTCAGGCACTCACATAGCGGCTGGCTCCATCGATGTCCTCCGCGTGTTTGACGTCTGTTCAG GCCAAACCGTCCAGAGGATCATGGTGAACTATACCATGCAGAACGCGAAGCGCGAGTGCATCGTGTGGAGCATCGCCTTCCTCTCCAGCGGCACCGTCGTCACCTCGGACTCTTTCGGGAGGGTGCAGTTCTGGGACTGGGAGCGAGGCACGCTGCTGGAGTCGCACACTGTCAGCACCTCGGCTGTCCTCTCACTGGCCGTGTCAGAG AAAGAGGACAGCATCATCGTGGGCACCTCGACCGGGGCCACCTACCAGTTTCAGCTGCTGCCGGTGAAAATGGGCAGCCTGGAGAAGCGCTGGGTGCGGACAAAGCCCTTCCAGCATCACACGCATGACGTGCGAGCTGTGGCGCACAGCTCGACGGCTCTCATCTCCGGGG GTCTGGACGCCCAGTTGGTGATCCGCCCGCTGAtggagaagatgcagaagaagggCTACGATGCAGTACTCCGCAAATTCATCTTCCCCCAC CGACGCCTTGTCTCCTGTGCCAGGAAAGCCCGGTTGCTCCTCTTCCAGTTCTCCCAGCACCTGGAGCTCTGGAGACTTGGCTCCACTGACGGGACCG GAAAGGATGGCGAGGTCCTTCCCTTACGTCGCATGCCTGAGCACCTTGTGCAGCTCAAGAGCAAG GGTCCGGAGCACATCTACTGCAGCTGCGTCTCGCCCTGCGGCAGCTGGCTCGCCTACTCCACAGCCTCCCGCTTCCACCTCTACCGAGTGCGATACGAGGGCAACAGTGTCAGTGTCAAGAAG GTCCCCAAAGTGCCcaagctgctgctcccagcctaCCAGCTCCAGTTCTCCTCTGACTCCGGCAGCCTCTTCGTTGCCTCCGCTCGAGGCTCCGTCCAcgtcctccagctgctggagccagGGGGCTGCAAACACCTGCACACGTTTCGGCCGCCCTCAG GGTCCCCCGAGGCCGTTTACCTGCTGGCAGTGAGCGCAGATGGGCACTGGCTGGCTGCAGTTGGCGGGGACTGGGCAATCCACATCTACAACCTGAAATGCTTCAAG CATCACTGCACAGTGCCCACATACAGCTGTGCGGTGACGGCTCTCGCCATCCACCCCGTCTCCAACAACCTGGTTATCGCCTACTCGGACCAGCAG CTGTTCGAGTTCAGCATTCCCGAGAAGCAGTACACGGCCTGGAGCCGCATGGTGCAGAACTGCGGGCTGCACAAGGTCTGGCTGGAGAGGGACTCGCCCATCACCCACATCACCTTCAACCCCAAGAACCCCTCGCACATCCTGCTCCACGACGTCTACATGTTCTGCGTCCTCGACAAGTCCCTGGTGAGTCCGCGT CCCTTGCCGGACAACAGTGCCCTCCTGATGAATCAGAGCACCCTGAAGCAGCTCCCGGAAACGGCCAGGCAGCGGCAGCTCCACGCCTTCAAGATCTGCAAGAAATTCCAG CCTCTGCTCTTCGCGGATCTGCTGGACGAGAACTGCCTCGTGATGGTGGAGCGGCCCATCATGGACATCAAGACCCAGCTGCCCCTGCCCatccaaaagaagaaatttggcACCTGA